CACCAATCGTGGCGACCTTCTGCTGCTGGACGGTGGCATGCAGGGCGACCGGATGGTGTTCAAGGGCGTCGAGCGGAAAGCCGGAAAGCCCGACGCGCTGGTGCGTGCGGCGTGGTATCGGCAGGGCGATGGCGTGCGCGAAACCGCGGAGCGGTCGCTGGATGGTGGCAAGACCTGGAAGACCGAATTCGACATCCTGTTCCGTCCGCACAAGTGATTCGCATGGTTCTGCAGGTTGGGGTGAGCGGCTGCTTGCGAACCCCAATATGACGCCGCTTGGAATGTTGGGGTTCGCCCGGATGGAGCTGGGCTCACCACCAACCTACGGAGCCGCGAGCTTTTGCAATCGCGCTGCGTGCGCAAACAATTCTGTGCGCAGCCGCTGCGGAGTGCGTATCTCGAATTCGAACGGCACGCACGCAAGCTGGCGCGCGAACCATGCCAAGTCGTCGGTGCGTACGTGCAGCAGCACGCCGCCATCGGCCGCTTCGAGCAAACCGATCGCCGGCGAAAACGCCTCGCGCGCCTTGGCCATATCGGCATGCAGCAACACTTCGACGCGATGCGCGCGCGGCAGCGTCGCGATGGTGCGGTTCAACCATTCCAGCACGTCGAAATCTTTTGGCCGCTTGAAGCGGGTGGGCAACGGTCGCGTTTCGACGATCCGGTCGACGCGAAACCCGCGCACGCCGTGGCGCAAATGGCAGTAGCCGACCGCGTACCACGCGCCGCCGCGAAAGCCCAAGCCATACGCATCGAAATCGCGCTCGGTTGCCTCGCCCTGTGCGGAGCGGTATTGCAGGTGCACGCGCTCCGCTGCGTGCGCGGCGTGCGTCAGCAGCATCAGCGTGGTGGCGTTGGCGTGTTCGGCCAGCACGCCGCGCGATTCGATCGAGACGCTGGTTTCCGCCGCGCGCAGCCGGCGTTTCAGTGAATCGGGCATCACGCGTTCCAGCTTGGCCTGCGCGCTGGCCAGCGCCGATTCGCCCGCGTGCAGGCCGAGGCTGCGCGCGGCCAGCAGGCCCATCGACAGCGCCAGCGCTTCCGCGTCGGTGAACATCATCGGCGGCAGCTTGAAACCGGCCACCAGCATGTACGCGCCATGTCGGCCGCGTTCGGTGGTGATCGGAATCCCGAGTTCTTCCAGCAGCACGATGTAGCGCCGCAGCGTGCGCACGTCGACGTTGATGCGCTGCGCCAGTTCGGGACCGCTGATGCGGCCGCGGCTCTGCAGCAGTTCGAGGACGGCCAGCACGCGGGTCGTGGGATGGGGCATGCGCGCAGTCTAATCCGAATCAGGACATGGATCGCCCTGATTAGGTTTTAGCGTGTGCGCCGGAATCGAACCGACCGGAGACCGTGATGCCTCGCCTTCCAACCCTGCTGCCTGGAGTCCTCTGCATGAGCATGTTCATGACCGCCGCGCACGCCGGCACCGACACGCAGGCGGCGCTGGAGAGCGTCGCGCATCTGAACAACTATCAAGTGGTCGAATTGCGCCGCTACGACATCGCGCCCGGCCAGCGCGATCGCTTCGTGCGCTATTTCGACGCGTATTTTCCGGAAGCATTCGAGCAGCTGGATTGCATGGTGTTCGGGCAGTTCGAGGATCGCGCCGCATCGACGAAGTTTGTCTGGTTGCGCGGCTACCACGACATCGACGCGCGCCCCGTCGCGGACGCGGCGTTCTACTACGGGCCGGTGTGGCGCGAGCACCGCGCCAAGGTCAACGCGCTGTTTCCCGGCGCCAGCGACAACGTGTTGCTGCTGCGGCCACTGACGCCGCAGACGGAAGTTCCGGTGTTGCCTGCGGTCGATCCGGTCGATGAACCGCACGGCGCGCACGGCGTGGCGGTCGTGCAGATTTTTGCGGTGAAGAAGGGCGACGAGGATGCGTTCGCGCAGCGCGCGCAGGAAGCGTTCAAGCAGTACGAAGGAGCAAAGGTGCGTCCTGCGGGCGTGCTGGTGACGCTGGACGTGCCGAACAATTTCCCGCAACTGCCGATCCGCAGCGACGGGCCATTCCTGGTCTGGCTGGGTGTTATCGAAAACGACGAGGCATTGAAAAGTTTCGATGCACGTGCGTCGCAGGTGGAACAGGAACTCGAGGGCACCGGCATGTTACGCGGCGCGACGGAGCGCCTGGTGCTGGATCCCACGCCGCGTTCGCGCCTGCGCTGGTGGCCGGTTGCGGATGCGAAGCCATGAGCCACACCGCCGATCTGTTGCTGTTCGCGGCGCTGGTGTTCGGCATCATCGTGCTGCCGGGACTCGACATGGCGTACGTGATGGGCAGTTCGCTGACGGCCGGACGCCGGCACGGCCTTGCGGCGGTTGCCGGGATCGCCGCGGGCGGCGTCTGCCACGTTGTGATGACGACGCTCGGCATCAGCGTGTTGCTGAAGCTGATTCCGGCGGCCTTCAACGCGCTGCTGCTGGCCGGAGCACTGTATATCGCGTGGATAGGCATTTCATTGCTGCGTGCAGATGCTGCATTCGGCATCCGGGCGGAAGCCCGCGCGATGCCGGCGTGGACGACGTTCCGCCGCGGCGCGCTGACCAGCCTGATGAACCCGAAAGCCTATCTCTTCATGCTGGCCGTGTTTCCGCAATTCCTGCATGCGGAATACGGGCCGCTGTGGACGCAGTCGCTGGTGCTGTGGCTGATCATCGCGGTCACGCAGGTCACGGTTTATGGCGCGGTCGCGCTTGCCGCGGCGCAGGCGCGCGGCTGGCTGGTGCAGCGGCCAGCCGCGGGTGTCGCCACCGCGCGTGTGG
The genomic region above belongs to Rhodanobacteraceae bacterium and contains:
- a CDS encoding Transcriptional regulator, YafY family codes for the protein MPHPTTRVLAVLELLQSRGRISGPELAQRINVDVRTLRRYIVLLEELGIPITTERGRHGAYMLVAGFKLPPMMFTDAEALALSMGLLAARSLGLHAGESALASAQAKLERVMPDSLKRRLRAAETSVSIESRGVLAEHANATTLMLLTHAAHAAERVHLQYRSAQGEATERDFDAYGLGFRGGAWYAVGYCHLRHGVRGFRVDRIVETRPLPTRFKRPKDFDVLEWLNRTIATLPRAHRVEVLLHADMAKAREAFSPAIGLLEAADGGVLLHVRTDDLAWFARQLACVPFEFEIRTPQRLRTELFAHAARLQKLAAP
- a CDS encoding LysE family translocator, which gives rise to MSHTADLLLFAALVFGIIVLPGLDMAYVMGSSLTAGRRHGLAAVAGIAAGGVCHVVMTTLGISVLLKLIPAAFNALLLAGALYIAWIGISLLRADAAFGIRAEARAMPAWTTFRRGALTSLMNPKAYLFMLAVFPQFLHAEYGPLWTQSLVLWLIIAVTQVTVYGAVALAAAQARGWLVQRPAAGVATARVVGVVLIGAALFTGFEGWRSL